Sequence from the Rutidosis leptorrhynchoides isolate AG116_Rl617_1_P2 chromosome 3, CSIRO_AGI_Rlap_v1, whole genome shotgun sequence genome:
GTCAGAAACACAAGACACAAGTGTTGCAGCTGTAGAACAAGCTGAAAAACAGACAAGTGAAGAGGAGCAGCTACGAAGCTGCATGATCATCGCAAATCCGCGATATCCAGATCAAAAAATCAAAATCGGCGGAGGACTGTCTGATGAAACAAAGTTTAAACTTCGCAACATATTAGCTTCTAACACAGATGTCTTTGTATGGAAAGAAACAGACATGACCGGTGTGCCAAGAGAAATAGCTGAGCATAAGCTTAATGCAAACCCAAGTTTGACGCCAGTGTGCCAAAAGAAACGCGGTATGGCACCGAAAAGAAGCGAATGGTTGAAGGCAAAAGTCGACAAGTTGGTTAAAGCAAATATATTGCGAGAAGTGCGGTACTAAACGTGAGTAGCAAACTCGGTACTGGTGAAAAATCCTGATGGGTCTTGGCGCATGTGCGTCGATTTCACAGACATTAACAAAGCCTGTCCCAAGGATAATTATCCTATATCAAAAATAGACTGGAAAGTTGAATTGCTAGCTGGCTTCTggtataaatgttttctggatgcgtaCAAAGGATACTATCAGAGATACAGATGGCAGCAGACGATGAGGATAAAACTGCCTTTCACACCAGCCAAGGTATTTATTGTTATACAAAGATGACATTTGGTTTAAAGAATGCTGGAGCAACATCCCAACGCGTAATAGACGAGGCTTTTAAAAGTCAAATTGGCAGAAATTTAGAAGCGTATGTTGACGATTTGGTGATAAAAAGCATAACAGAGCAAGGTTTATTGGATGATAGATTAGAAATGTTTGCGTCGTTAAGAAAGataaacatgaagctcaatccGTTGAAGTgtagttttggagaagaagaaggaaagtTTCTTGGTCATATAATCACTGAGCGTGGGATACGCGCAAATCCAAAGAAAATAGAAGCCATCGAAAGTATGCCATCACCTAGAAATAACAAAGAGGTGCAAAGTTTAACGGGTAAATTGATCGCGTTAACAAGATTCTTATCACAATCCGCAGAGCAATCGTTGCCCTTTTCCGGgacgttgaaaaatttcttaaagaaAACGGATTTCAAGTGGACAGAGGAAGCAGAAGTTGCGTTTCCAGAAATGACAAAGCTGTTAAAGGAATTGCCGACGATGACTGCGCCGATTGCAGGAGAGACGTTAATACTTTACTTAGCGGCATCAAAAGAAGCGATAAGTTCAGTCTTGATAGCTAACAGGGGGCAGGTGCACACTATAAACTAAAATATAGTTATTTGTTATTCAATAGACATTTAaaattatatgtattatgatgtgtgaacaggtacaaatgcctgtatattttgttagtaaagcttTAACAGGAAGTGAATTAAATTACCCTGTAATCGAAAAACTGGTTTATGCGCTTGTGCATACGACCAGACGCTTAAGGAGATATTTCTAAGCGCATCCAATAATGGTCTTAACGAACCAACCAATAAAGCAGGTATGAAAAAAACGAAATATTGTCAAAA
This genomic interval carries:
- the LOC139902631 gene encoding uncharacterized protein — protein: MYEHYFRLLPGAVRAKLIAPSTALSGFSGESAWPIRIIELELELVDDDNKELVRSTTIEFAVVRSYSKYNALLGRTTFQKLAAIPSTLHGLIKLPTPLGIVTIRSETQDTSVAAVEQAEKQTSEEEQLRSCMIIANPRYPDQKIKIGGGLSDETKFKLRNILASNTDVFVWKETDMTGVPREIAEHKLNANPSLTPVCQKKRGMAPKRSEWLKAKVDKLVKANILREVRILSEIQMAADDEDKTAFHTSQGIYCYTKMTFGLKNAGATSQRVIDEAFKSQIGRNLEAYVDDLVIKSITEQGLLDDRLEMFASLRKINMKLNPLKCSFGEEEGKFLGHIITERGIRANPKKIEAIESMPSPRNNKEVQSLTGKLIALTRFLSQSAEQSLPFSGTLKNFLKKTDFKWTEEAEVAFPEMTKLLKELPTMTAPIAGETLILYLAASKEAISSVLIANRGQVLYKPENSGRIAKWAIELGEHEISFSPRSAVKGQVLADYLAEIAGDVEISHESKEIPPPLEQL